Proteins from a single region of Companilactobacillus farciminis KCTC 3681 = DSM 20184:
- a CDS encoding 2,3-diphosphoglycerate-dependent phosphoglycerate mutase → MAKLVFIRHGQSEWNLSNQFTGWVDVDLSEEGVKQAQNAGKLLKESGIQFDQAYTSVLTRAIKTLHYALEGCDQLWIPETKTWRLNERHYGALQGLNKKETAEKYGDEQVHIWRRSYDTLPPLLKETDEGSAANDRRYANLDPRIIPGGENLKVTLERVIPFWEDEIAPKLLDGKNVIIAAHGNSLRALTKYIENISDADIMDVEMTTGEPVVYDLDEKLNVVNKTKLN, encoded by the coding sequence ATGGCAAAATTAGTTTTCATTCGTCACGGACAAAGTGAATGGAATTTATCAAACCAATTTACTGGTTGGGTTGATGTTGACCTTAGTGAAGAAGGTGTAAAGCAAGCTCAAAATGCTGGTAAACTTCTTAAGGAATCTGGCATCCAATTTGACCAAGCTTACACATCAGTATTGACACGTGCTATCAAGACATTGCACTACGCTCTTGAAGGCTGTGACCAACTATGGATTCCTGAAACAAAGACATGGAGACTTAACGAACGTCACTATGGCGCACTTCAAGGTCTTAACAAGAAAGAAACAGCTGAAAAATACGGTGATGAACAAGTTCACATCTGGAGACGTTCATACGATACATTACCTCCACTATTGAAAGAAACTGATGAAGGTTCAGCAGCTAACGATCGTCGTTACGCAAACCTTGACCCAAGAATTATTCCTGGTGGCGAAAACCTTAAAGTTACTTTGGAACGTGTAATTCCTTTCTGGGAAGATGAAATTGCTCCTAAGCTATTAGACGGCAAGAACGTAATCATCGCTGCCCATGGTAACTCACTACGTGCTTTGACTAAGTACATCGAAAACATCTCTGATGCTGACATCATGGACGTTGAAATGACTACTGGTGAACCAGTTGTTTATGACTTGGACGAAAAGTTGAACGTTGTTAACAAGACAAAGCTTAACTAA
- a CDS encoding Abi-alpha family protein yields the protein MSLNFFIQNAVIPFTAALAGNSGAKVLDPVLRVFDSWFYITFGSNMELRRQQKEIEQKAKLDNYELNLQEKQKKLKLENIGKLKNEIGSELLKIPKDKIVLPDKQSIAILMDNIPNYLDVDGVRKLFAKMMVASANQDFKYIVHPSFVETIKQLTPQDVDVINKLYTCTGFFITSDPKYISKEMRMEVGIQHKKKPKFVVYRENLEKNYSILIGEELDKVIKCDINEFDRQIMILSRLGIVSIERFNNKTKLSFIKTDEYDRAFKKALSNSDEFINYKKELDKSFEDLIVTFNLKIVEFTEFGSQIAKIINTDLTDLLIISTEMNDFAGEIIPVPVEDEI from the coding sequence ATGTCTTTGAATTTTTTTATACAGAATGCTGTCATACCATTTACTGCAGCTTTAGCGGGAAATTCGGGTGCTAAAGTATTAGATCCAGTTTTAAGAGTCTTTGATAGTTGGTTTTATATTACATTTGGATCAAATATGGAATTGAGGAGACAACAGAAAGAGATAGAGCAAAAGGCAAAATTAGATAACTATGAACTAAATTTGCAAGAAAAGCAAAAAAAATTAAAGCTCGAAAATATAGGAAAATTAAAGAATGAAATAGGATCAGAATTGTTAAAAATTCCAAAGGATAAAATTGTATTACCGGATAAGCAATCTATAGCGATTTTGATGGATAACATACCTAATTATTTGGATGTAGATGGAGTAAGAAAGCTGTTTGCAAAAATGATGGTAGCGAGTGCTAATCAGGATTTTAAATATATTGTTCATCCATCGTTTGTAGAAACAATAAAACAATTAACCCCTCAAGACGTAGATGTGATAAATAAATTGTATACTTGTACAGGATTTTTTATAACGTCGGATCCCAAATATATATCTAAAGAAATGCGCATGGAAGTAGGGATACAACATAAAAAAAAGCCAAAATTTGTAGTTTATAGAGAAAATTTAGAAAAAAATTATAGTATATTAATTGGCGAAGAGTTAGACAAGGTAATAAAGTGTGATATAAATGAATTTGACAGACAAATTATGATTTTAAGCAGATTAGGTATTGTTAGTATAGAACGATTTAATAATAAAACTAAGCTTTCATTTATAAAAACAGATGAATACGATAGAGCATTTAAAAAGGCTTTGTCGAATAGTGATGAATTCATCAATTATAAAAAGGAACTTGATAAATCATTTGAAGATTTGATAGTAACATTTAATCTCAAAATAGTGGAATTTACTGAATTCGGTAGTCAAATAGCTAAGATAATCAATACTGATTTGACGGACTTATTAATTATATCTACGGAAATGAATGATTTTGCTGGAGAGATAATTCCAGTACCAGTGGAAGATGAGATTTGA
- a CDS encoding type II toxin-antitoxin system HicB family antitoxin yields the protein MPAKKNILVYPVILHPEDQGYSVEIPDIDNGTWTQGDNMKDALLMAQDAIGIMLDDKTEYPKPTDLEDIKIKANDIKTVVYIDMEEYHRNNPKTVRKNVTVPEYLVVLGKKKNINFSAVLTEALKNKLEM from the coding sequence ATGCCAGCAAAGAAAAATATTTTAGTTTATCCAGTAATTTTGCACCCAGAAGATCAAGGTTATAGTGTGGAAATACCTGATATTGACAATGGCACTTGGACGCAAGGAGATAATATGAAAGATGCTTTATTAATGGCTCAAGATGCAATTGGCATTATGCTCGATGATAAAACAGAATACCCTAAACCTACTGACTTGGAAGACATTAAAATTAAAGCTAATGACATTAAGACAGTCGTTTATATTGATATGGAAGAATACCATCGCAATAATCCTAAGACGGTTCGCAAAAATGTAACTGTACCAGAGTATTTGGTGGTTTTAGGTAAGAAGAAGAACATCAACTTTTCTGCTGTTTTGACCGAGGCTTTGAAAAATAAATTGGAAATGTAA
- a CDS encoding type II toxin-antitoxin system MqsR family toxin translates to MSSTTRNTIVLFLIEVKMAISNREIEWVPRTFDGITRLGIDLQDALEIIQAPTPNNYYRGPSPDFNGDGTRVWEFIYELDGIPIYIKIKFQGNECKILSFHRSTKPYYLPYFND, encoded by the coding sequence ATGTCTTCTACAACCAGAAATACAATAGTTTTGTTCCTGATAGAAGTTAAGATGGCAATTTCCAATCGTGAAATAGAATGGGTACCGAGGACTTTTGATGGTATTACTCGGTTAGGAATTGACTTACAAGATGCTTTAGAAATAATTCAAGCACCGACACCTAATAATTATTATCGTGGACCTAGTCCGGATTTTAATGGTGATGGTACACGAGTCTGGGAATTTATTTATGAATTAGATGGGATTCCGATTTATATAAAAATAAAATTTCAAGGTAATGAATGCAAGATATTATCTTTCCATAGAAGCACTAAACCGTACTATTTACCTTATTTTAACGATTAA
- a CDS encoding type II TA system antitoxin MqsA family protein, whose product MTTHIEKRKQTFKVRDENITVEADALIDNKTNKILFDLDLDNQAIDLAFNIYRQKNNLISPAEMVAFRKKYQLSQRSLAKLLDVGSATIARYEKGVLPSESINNLLRKIKDDSSYFVSLFHQNKFKLSAKDQKKIEAAISKIDKQIKSDSLLNAYLFRNQNDQHTIEDGFSKFDLDKFTNMVLYFTQNNPKLSKTRLNKLLFYSDFRFFKENSVSISGTTYIHDYYGPVPSDFELLYTLLKDNDEIETKPFNDGHGEMFISAQEFNKNLFTNEELKVLKTVSDDFKDYNAKKITDYSHQEKAYQDTKMKAVIPYNYALDLQ is encoded by the coding sequence ATGACAACTCACATTGAGAAACGTAAACAAACTTTTAAAGTACGCGATGAAAACATTACGGTGGAAGCCGATGCTTTGATTGACAACAAAACAAATAAAATTTTGTTTGATTTGGATTTAGATAATCAAGCTATTGATTTAGCTTTTAATATATACCGTCAAAAGAACAATCTTATTTCACCTGCTGAGATGGTTGCTTTTAGAAAGAAATATCAATTATCTCAACGTTCTCTGGCTAAACTACTGGATGTAGGATCAGCTACGATTGCTAGATATGAAAAAGGCGTTTTGCCTTCTGAAAGCATTAATAACTTATTACGAAAAATAAAAGATGATAGTAGTTACTTTGTAAGTTTATTTCATCAAAATAAATTTAAATTAAGTGCTAAAGATCAAAAAAAGATTGAAGCGGCTATCTCCAAAATAGATAAACAAATAAAAAGTGATTCTTTACTGAATGCTTATTTATTCAGAAATCAAAATGATCAACATACGATTGAAGATGGATTCTCTAAATTTGATTTAGATAAGTTTACGAATATGGTTTTGTATTTTACCCAGAATAATCCCAAGTTATCTAAAACGAGACTGAATAAGCTATTGTTCTACAGTGATTTTAGATTTTTTAAGGAAAATTCTGTTTCTATCAGTGGGACAACTTATATCCACGACTACTATGGTCCCGTTCCAAGCGATTTTGAGTTGTTATATACACTGCTGAAGGATAATGACGAAATAGAAACAAAACCGTTCAATGATGGACATGGGGAAATGTTTATTAGTGCGCAAGAATTTAATAAAAATCTTTTCACAAATGAAGAATTAAAAGTACTCAAAACTGTTTCTGACGACTTCAAGGACTACAATGCTAAGAAAATAACTGATTATTCTCATCAAGAAAAAGCTTATCAAGATACTAAAATGAAAGCCGTTATTCCTTATAACTATGCACTAGATTTACAATAA
- a CDS encoding 6-carboxytetrahydropterin synthase has product MRYQYHTYKIKYYVNASHAMRWENGEGKQHNHTWEIVCEIHSKNDQMIVFNDIEKKLKEVCDTFEGKFLNKLPAFQYVNPTTENVAMWLFNLFTPRLEELNAELVRLEVGESPTRSYCKSSA; this is encoded by the coding sequence ATGAGATATCAATACCACACTTACAAAATCAAGTATTACGTCAACGCCAGTCACGCTATGCGCTGGGAAAACGGCGAAGGCAAACAACATAACCACACCTGGGAAATTGTCTGCGAAATTCACAGCAAAAATGACCAAATGATTGTTTTTAATGATATCGAAAAAAAGCTCAAAGAAGTTTGCGATACTTTTGAAGGAAAATTCTTGAATAAACTCCCTGCTTTCCAATACGTTAATCCAACCACCGAAAACGTTGCGATGTGGCTATTCAATTTGTTCACACCACGTTTGGAAGAATTAAACGCCGAATTGGTCAGATTGGAAGTTGGTGAATCTCCTACTCGATCTTATTGTAAATCTAGTGCATAG
- a CDS encoding TIGR03111 family XrtG-associated glycosyltransferase: protein MSYWLDLTLFKMGFWLTWALIPILVEIIPSVISSVRIMISNRHPKKMVMPAKMPMISVLVPVHNSEDTLFACIQSIHDSTYPTKLIQVILADNNSTDNSFQVFAHAQNTFADMNLRLIHTAAGKAQALNAALYGAIGTYIINIDSDGILEKNALMNMVLRFENDYEVSALTGSILPNRLMLKKNGSLLRYNEYFEYAQAFLSGRVMESHKNQLFTMSGAFSAFRKEAVMKSFLYDINTIGEDTDMTFQIRQRMKRKVGLCANAFFYIEPIKDLSELYLQRQRWQRGEVEVIQEYANNLEMNEFFKNFMVRRLLIDHTFLFPRMIWLCASVVLLFFRYSPIMMGMSYFIIYLLYIFVEILNYICVIQLLEDFPNDQTFYKKQWWVTLTLPFYNFICAGIRLIGVINSMTTTAGWNSIPFKEEWNKVTTIVKNDFRMKEKKTTNHDEISIPHLQNQVLRQRQSRYALGKRRRQTT, encoded by the coding sequence ATGAGTTATTGGTTAGACTTAACCTTGTTTAAGATGGGATTCTGGCTGACTTGGGCTTTGATTCCGATTCTAGTTGAAATCATCCCTTCCGTTATTTCCAGTGTGCGTATCATGATCAGCAACCGCCATCCTAAAAAAATGGTTATGCCTGCAAAAATGCCAATGATTTCTGTTTTAGTTCCCGTCCACAACTCTGAAGATACTTTATTTGCATGTATCCAATCGATCCACGATTCAACTTATCCAACCAAACTGATTCAAGTTATTTTGGCTGACAACAACAGTACTGACAACAGTTTCCAAGTTTTCGCCCACGCCCAAAATACCTTTGCCGATATGAATTTGCGATTGATTCACACCGCTGCCGGAAAAGCCCAAGCTCTTAATGCGGCGTTATACGGAGCTATTGGGACTTACATTATCAACATCGATAGTGATGGTATTTTGGAAAAGAATGCTCTAATGAACATGGTTTTAAGATTTGAAAACGATTATGAAGTATCAGCTTTGACCGGTAGTATCTTGCCTAATCGCCTAATGTTAAAGAAAAACGGTTCGTTATTGCGTTATAACGAATACTTCGAATACGCCCAAGCCTTTCTCTCCGGACGAGTAATGGAGTCGCATAAAAATCAACTATTCACGATGTCTGGGGCTTTTTCAGCTTTTCGAAAAGAAGCCGTGATGAAAAGTTTCTTATATGATATCAACACAATTGGTGAAGATACCGATATGACTTTCCAAATCAGACAACGGATGAAACGAAAAGTCGGATTGTGTGCGAATGCCTTTTTCTACATTGAACCAATCAAAGACTTATCTGAACTTTACTTACAAAGACAACGTTGGCAACGTGGTGAAGTCGAAGTCATTCAAGAATATGCCAACAATTTGGAAATGAATGAGTTCTTCAAAAACTTCATGGTCAGACGACTATTGATTGACCACACTTTCCTATTTCCTCGAATGATTTGGCTCTGTGCCAGTGTCGTTTTGTTATTTTTCCGCTACTCACCTATTATGATGGGGATGTCATATTTCATTATTTATCTACTATATATTTTTGTAGAAATATTAAACTATATTTGTGTGATTCAACTTTTGGAAGACTTCCCTAACGATCAAACCTTTTATAAGAAGCAGTGGTGGGTCACTTTGACCTTGCCATTTTACAATTTCATCTGTGCCGGCATTCGTTTGATTGGCGTTATCAACAGTATGACCACAACAGCCGGTTGGAACTCAATACCTTTCAAAGAAGAATGGAATAAAGTAACTACAATTGTGAAAAATGACTTTCGGATGAAGGAGAAAAAAACTACTAATCATGATGAGATATCAATACCACACTTACAAAATCAAGTATTACGTCAACGCCAGTCACGCTATGCGCTGGGAAAACGGCGAAGGCAAACAACATAA
- the xrtG gene encoding exosortase family protein XrtG produces MSIYLVIGIVVWIYLLSVLKRAHVPAFFFLIGTGGLFFILIGFSDPYWVWFFTHSVINGVKWFGNLTNMSEVMNRYGLISINNPTQPLTMTIDYECSGIIETMAYISIVVFFPIFNRYEKAFFGVFGILWIYLANVLRLALIIIIVHFAGGSAFFIGHSIIGRMVFYILVIALYYNVFTYSQISHSLYQNFRRFITRIKKRLSKEG; encoded by the coding sequence ATGAGTATTTATTTAGTAATAGGTATCGTTGTTTGGATATACCTACTATCCGTTTTAAAAAGAGCTCACGTTCCAGCATTCTTCTTTCTAATCGGAACTGGCGGGCTCTTTTTTATTCTAATCGGCTTCAGTGATCCTTATTGGGTCTGGTTTTTCACTCATTCAGTTATCAACGGTGTCAAATGGTTCGGCAATCTTACTAATATGAGTGAAGTCATGAATCGTTACGGTTTGATCAGCATCAACAATCCCACTCAACCGCTGACGATGACGATCGACTACGAATGTTCGGGGATTATCGAAACGATGGCCTACATCAGTATCGTTGTCTTCTTTCCTATCTTTAATCGTTATGAAAAAGCCTTTTTCGGAGTCTTCGGAATTCTTTGGATCTACTTGGCAAACGTGCTCAGACTGGCTTTGATCATCATTATCGTCCACTTTGCCGGTGGTAGTGCCTTCTTTATTGGGCACTCTATTATTGGAAGAATGGTCTTTTACATCTTAGTCATCGCTTTGTACTACAACGTCTTCACCTATTCACAAATTTCTCACAGTCTCTATCAAAATTTCCGGAGATTTATTACGAGAATTAAAAAACGTCTTAGCAAGGAGGGGTAA
- a CDS encoding Firmicu-CTERM sorting domain-containing protein has translation MKRFVIILMSALCFFASFGTVAQAASDNLTPNNNESGDLGITIDGNFDDWADKTKQPMQHPWDNDNFKYASMLTDNNNIYLYILMQPVLSGGDTKLQPDGYTLNVGGKVFNIDLNHHSTVNLNVGEKKAIVLDIYDPSTGSYDVLNNCVYVANQYINQKMGDGRTVKGNGYVFEAKIPFKNLKGISNTSGQNISLENTNLWSGKLHVTGGSTGPVVLASTGFVIAIAAVLKYSGFSFKKRRTV, from the coding sequence ATGAAAAGATTCGTCATTATTTTAATGAGTGCCTTATGTTTTTTTGCTAGTTTTGGAACAGTTGCTCAAGCTGCATCTGATAATTTAACACCCAATAATAATGAAAGTGGTGATTTGGGGATTACTATCGATGGAAACTTTGACGACTGGGCCGACAAGACTAAGCAGCCAATGCAACATCCTTGGGATAACGATAATTTCAAGTACGCTTCGATGTTGACCGACAATAACAACATTTATCTTTATATTCTGATGCAACCTGTTTTATCAGGTGGTGATACCAAGCTTCAACCAGATGGCTACACTTTAAACGTTGGTGGCAAAGTATTCAATATCGACTTAAATCATCATAGTACTGTTAATTTAAATGTTGGTGAAAAAAAAGCCATTGTTTTGGATATTTATGATCCTTCTACCGGTTCATATGATGTATTGAATAATTGCGTCTATGTCGCTAATCAATATATCAATCAAAAAATGGGTGATGGTAGAACCGTAAAAGGTAACGGCTATGTTTTTGAAGCTAAAATTCCATTCAAAAATCTCAAAGGAATTTCCAACACTTCAGGACAAAATATCAGCTTAGAAAATACCAATCTTTGGTCAGGAAAACTCCATGTAACCGGTGGTAGTACTGGACCAGTTGTTCTAGCAAGTACCGGATTCGTCATCGCTATAGCTGCTGTTTTGAAATACTCGGGATTCAGTTTTAAGAAACGGAGAACAGTATGA
- a CDS encoding type II toxin-antitoxin system HicA family toxin gives MAMKPQKIVKILRQHGFVKKSQNGSHLKMYNPETNVTLPVPIHHDKELEHGIESKILKQAGIKVTDI, from the coding sequence ATGGCAATGAAACCCCAAAAAATCGTTAAAATATTACGACAGCATGGTTTTGTTAAGAAGTCGCAGAACGGATCGCACTTGAAAATGTACAATCCTGAGACGAATGTGACTTTGCCGGTTCCGATTCATCACGATAAGGAATTGGAACATGGAATTGAAAGTAAAATACTGAAACAAGCGGGTATCAAGGTTACCGATATCTAA
- a CDS encoding glutathione peroxidase: MAPIYKFKETEMNGFTIDFNDYQGKVLLIVNTASKCGLAPQLEGIEGLYQKYHDQGFEVLGLPSNQFHQELDDDKATSDYCQMHYGVTFPMTKKIMVNGSEEDPLFTYLKNESGHGRIKWNFTKFLIGRDGQLIERFAPVTKPEKIEETIISALQ; the protein is encoded by the coding sequence ATGGCACCAATTTATAAGTTTAAAGAAACAGAAATGAATGGATTTACAATTGATTTTAATGATTATCAAGGCAAGGTTTTATTGATAGTCAATACTGCCAGTAAATGTGGTCTAGCACCTCAATTGGAAGGCATTGAAGGTCTTTATCAGAAATATCATGATCAAGGATTTGAAGTTTTGGGATTGCCAAGTAATCAATTTCACCAAGAGTTAGATGATGATAAAGCTACGAGTGATTACTGTCAGATGCACTATGGTGTAACTTTCCCGATGACTAAGAAGATTATGGTCAATGGTAGTGAGGAAGATCCGCTGTTTACTTACTTAAAAAATGAATCTGGACATGGTCGGATTAAATGGAACTTTACGAAGTTTTTGATTGGTCGTGACGGCCAGTTAATTGAAAGATTTGCGCCAGTAACCAAGCCAGAAAAGATAGAAGAAACGATCATTTCAGCTTTGCAGTAA
- a CDS encoding type I toxin-antitoxin system Fst family toxin has translation MWTTFLGPLAVGLITAWFAEWLRNKHRK, from the coding sequence ATGTGGACTACCTTTCTAGGGCCCCTTGCGGTCGGCTTGATAACCGCTTGGTTTGCTGAATGGCTACGAAACAAACACCGCAAGTAA